GGTTTTACTCCTGTTTCTGTTTTGGATGATATACCGAGAGTATACACTTATGACGGTATTAACTGGAACCTTGTAGCAAACACTACCGATTACCTTACAACTCTTCCCCCTGAAGACTTAAAAGATCCTATGAAAGTATGGTATCCTCAAAATTACGGGAACAAATATTTTGAAAAAGTTCTGCTTCGCACCGCAATCGAACACTCCTTAAATGTGTGCGCTGTTGAAGTACTTGAAAAAATGGGGCCGAAGAAAGCGGTTGAATATGCCCGGAAAATGGGAATAAAAAGCCCTTTGATGCCCACATTGTCCCTGGCTCTTGGGGCAAGCGAAGTACCTTTAATTGAAATGACTAGCGCTTTCGGCGTTTTAGCGTCCGGAGGAATTAGAACGGAACCTTATGCAATAGTTCGTATCGAAGATAAAGACGGAAGAATTTTGGAAGAAAATATGCCGAATGAAAGCGAGGTTTTATCTCCCCAGCTTTGTTTTGTTATGACGAATCTATTAAAGGGAGTGGTTCAACGCGGTACAGGGCTTGCTGCATCCTGGCTTGGAAGGCCTTGCGCAGGAAAAACCGGGACAACCAACGATTTTTCTGACGCCTGGTTTATAGGATATACTCCTCAGCTCGTTGCGGGAGTCTGGGTGGGATATGACACTTTGCTTCCCTTGGGAGAAAAAATGACCGGTGGGCATATTGCCTGCCCGATTTGGACAAATTTTATGCGTGAAGCGTTAAGAGGCGAACCGAAACTGAATTTTACTCCTCCGGAAGGGGTAGTATTTTCGCTTATTGACTCAAAAACCGGTCTCTTGGCTTTATCCAGTTCTCCAAACGCATATCTAGAAGCATTCATTAAAGGAACCGAACCTAAAGATTATTATCCTCCCGAAGAAGCACAAGGGCCGACAATTATCACCCTTCCTAAGGATGCCGAAGGTTTCTAAACTTTTTCAAAATATTTATCCAGCATACCTTTTTTTTCTAAATTGATTATTTTAAGGCAGTAATTATCAATTAAGGAAAGAGCGTTTCGGTTAGCATCCCCGTTTGAAAATTCCGATAATCGTTTCAAAAAATATTTATTGGCAGCCCTGGCTTGCAGGAATAAGTTAAAGAAATTTGCCTTTATTTTGGATAAATCAATTGTTGGATTATGGCGGATGTATGACTTGATCGCGCTTGAGGCAAATTCATTGACTGTTTTGCCGGGCAATATATTTGATAAAAGAAAATTCATATTTCCGAAAATGGGGCAATTGCTTGGCCATAGAAAATATTGATATAAAGTGCTTAATCCTTCTTCAAGAGTAGTTTTATAATCGGTTGATTTTCCATTTATGTGGATTGTAAATAAAACTGGTTTGCATGAAGCTGAATCTGAAAAAGCCAATGCCGGCTCAGAAATTACGCAGGCTGCCGGACAAAAGCTGCTGCTTAAAGTGCAGTTAGAACAGCGGTGAAATTTTAGTTTTGTCCAGGCAGGGTATTCCTTCTTTTTTTCGTAATAGATCCTTGATTTTTTATCATCAATGGACGCAAAGAATCGTTTCTGCAATTTTTCGTCAAGTTTAAACGTAAATATTAAATCGATGGCATCCTCTTACTGCAGGTTGAGAATGAAACAGGCTTAGGCTAAGTAAAGACCTAAAAATATTAGTTTTCCTTAACCTCAACCTGTCTTATTCTTAACCTGCCGTTTTAAGGTTTATAAACTGTTTCCGCGAAATGCTTAAAAAGGGAATTAAACTTAAATCCTGATATTTCCTTATTTCCGAATTTTTCAAAAAGTTTTTCTTTTGCATCGTCAAGTTCTCTGGACTTTATACCATAGTTTATTGAAAGACACGCTTCAACAAACGCAGCAAACTTATCGCAGGCTTCAATAAATTTTCCGTCAATCGGCGAAAATTCGTCCGAGTTATTAATTTCCTCAATTTCCTTTACTTCTGAAACATTGCCGTTTTTCATTATCTTATTTTTGAATTCGTTCTGCACAAAATAATTAATTTCCTCATGCCATTCAGACGGCAAAAGAGGCAGTATTTTTTCTTCAATCTGTTTTTTTTCAAACTCTCTTATGATATCATCCAAACCTGGAATAGAGGTTTTTACCGGATTTATGATGTCCCGCGTCATAACTTCAGGCAAATCATGAAATAAACCGCAATAAAAATTGTTATACATTCTTTTTTTGCTCAAATTTTTATCCATCAGACAAAGGTAAGTCAAAATTGCCACTATCATCATATGGCCTAAAACCGAGGTCCTGGGCATCATTCGCATTTGGGCCCATCTTTGCTGAAATCCTAACTGCCCGCACACATCCAAGAAACCGTAGTAATGCTTATTTTCAACAATCTTTTTTACGCCCGCCAAATCGTAATAATCTTTTATTTTGTTTTCAATTTCCTCTTTTGTTTTTTCTATCCCGTGCAGCGTTTTGTTCATCTCATATATAATCCTGAATTCCCAATTAGTGGCAAAATAGTGCGCCGCTTCAAGAACCTTTTTTTCTTTTTCCGCATATTTTTTGTCGCTAAGATATTTTTCAAAACGCGATTTAAAACTTTGCCCAAGCTTTTGCACGTCCTTATCAAGCTCTTTGATGACCCAGTTATTCAGCTGAATTCCCTTTTTTTCCATAAGTTCATGGAATACATCGGGTTTTAGATCCGTAAGTTTGACCCTATGAAAAAACTCAAAAATTCCGCCTTCAATCAGATTTTCCCAGTTTATTGTACCGCCTGCAGATTCTTCAAACTTTGCGATAACGTATGCAATTATCATCTTGTGGGCCTGTTTATCAAGTTCCGCAAAACCCACAGGCCGAACATGGTCGTTCCACCTTTGAATATTTGCTGCTCGGTATATTGTTTCAATAAGCTGTTTTGTTATCATTAAAACACCTATTCCTTTAACAGTTTTTTATTTTTTTCTTTTTCCGGCACAATTTCTGCATCTATTGCATTATTGTGCCTTGAACTTTGATGAGATTTTGTGCCATAAAAATTGACTCTGTATTTTTTCCAGGGGTTCATAAAAATATTTAGGACAAAATTAGTTATGCTAAAAAATAATGCCCCCCAAAAAGCACTCCAAAATCCGGAAATGAAAAATCCGCCGATCATTTTTGAAACTAAATAAAACAGAAATCCGTTTATAAAAAGGGTAAAAATCCCAAGTGAAAGCAAATTCAGCGGCAATGTTACTAGCAGTATTAAAGGTTTTAAAGAAACGTTGAAAAGTA
The sequence above is a segment of the Elusimicrobiota bacterium genome. Coding sequences within it:
- a CDS encoding phage holin family protein — its product is MKLIVSWLVNAIALVIVSKIIPGIYVQDFSVAMFAGLIFILFNVSLKPLILLVTLPLNLLSLGIFTLFINGFLFYLVSKMIGGFFISGFWSAFWGALFFSITNFVLNIFMNPWKKYRVNFYGTKSHQSSRHNNAIDAEIVPEKEKNKKLLKE
- a CDS encoding HD domain-containing protein, coding for MITKQLIETIYRAANIQRWNDHVRPVGFAELDKQAHKMIIAYVIAKFEESAGGTINWENLIEGGIFEFFHRVKLTDLKPDVFHELMEKKGIQLNNWVIKELDKDVQKLGQSFKSRFEKYLSDKKYAEKEKKVLEAAHYFATNWEFRIIYEMNKTLHGIEKTKEEIENKIKDYYDLAGVKKIVENKHYYGFLDVCGQLGFQQRWAQMRMMPRTSVLGHMMIVAILTYLCLMDKNLSKKRMYNNFYCGLFHDLPEVMTRDIINPVKTSIPGLDDIIREFEKKQIEEKILPLLPSEWHEEINYFVQNEFKNKIMKNGNVSEVKEIEEINNSDEFSPIDGKFIEACDKFAAFVEACLSINYGIKSRELDDAKEKLFEKFGNKEISGFKFNSLFKHFAETVYKP
- a CDS encoding penicillin-binding transpeptidase domain-containing protein, which gives rise to GFTPVSVLDDIPRVYTYDGINWNLVANTTDYLTTLPPEDLKDPMKVWYPQNYGNKYFEKVLLRTAIEHSLNVCAVEVLEKMGPKKAVEYARKMGIKSPLMPTLSLALGASEVPLIEMTSAFGVLASGGIRTEPYAIVRIEDKDGRILEENMPNESEVLSPQLCFVMTNLLKGVVQRGTGLAASWLGRPCAGKTGTTNDFSDAWFIGYTPQLVAGVWVGYDTLLPLGEKMTGGHIACPIWTNFMREALRGEPKLNFTPPEGVVFSLIDSKTGLLALSSSPNAYLEAFIKGTEPKDYYPPEEAQGPTIITLPKDAEGF